The Mytilus galloprovincialis chromosome 3, xbMytGall1.hap1.1, whole genome shotgun sequence genomic interval tcttgTCTTTATAGATTAGGAGTAAAGAAGATCcacaatgtatttaaaatttaagtcaaaaataaaacacTGTCATATTCATGTAATGTGTATATTGTTATTTTCTCAAAGTTTTAATTAATCCTACCAATTTAATTATGCTAGTATCACTAATATTGCATTACAAAGAAAGTAACACAAGACATATCATATCATAAACGtcaaatgtttaatgaaatatgCTTACTAGACATCAAGCTACCCTGTTCGGCAGACCTTTAATTTAAATTTCCTCGCCACTCCTCTACATGCGTGTCTAAATCGCCTATCAAATATACTATATATTATAGGATTCACAGCAGCACCAAGAAAATATGATCGCAAGAAGAAACCATATACGACCCTACCACTTGGATTCAAATTCAACACAAAGTTGTCGATGGTATTGCTCAGAATTATAAGAATCATGTAAGGCATGCCTGCAATGATAAATGAAGACGTTACAATAAACATAAGATATGTTGTGTTTCGCGCCAACGTTCTTCTGCGTTTTATCTGATCCAGCTGGGTAGTAGATAGTTGGATTTTGAATGGTTTCTTTCTCTCAATTGTCCCGATCTCAGATGTTTGTGAATCCATAGATTTTAAGTCATCAATACTGTCATTGCTGTTATAAGTCGTGTTTACATTATCTTTACTTTTACTCATTGACACATGAACATACTCGTTCATTGCAGCGGTGTTAGAATTCTCAGTTCGATGTAACCCATTTAAATTAGAAACATCGTCTAAGTTTTCGGTGCTATCCAACGTATTAGTCTTAGACAGGCTTCCACGCCTTTCATTTTTGTAGGCAAAGAATCTCACTTTTCTCCCGATCAGACAATACATGACAATCATTATTGACAACGATGCAGTGAatagaataaaaatgaaaaacttgaaGACCGTCGGATATGCTGTTTTTTGATAATCATCCCCGACAGAACAGTCCGTTCCATTTAATCCTTCACCCTTGATCACAACAGTTTGCAAACCATTCATAACAAATTCAGGCCATATGAGAAGAAGTGTAACAAAAAACAACGCAATACAGAGTAATTTGGCCGTCctgtttgaaatttgaaatcCCACTGGGCGACAAATTTTCAAATATCTGTCAACTGCAATTGCAAGCAATACTCCACCAGCATAAAGGGTTGTTAATGCGTTTCCTGTTCTGGAAAATTTACATAGCAATGTATCTTGAAAGTTGTATTCGTTAAGTACAATAATTATTTCCAACGGAATATCTATGACACAAGTGCTCCAGTCTATTGCAGCAAGAAAAAGTAAGAAAATTCTTGAAttcaattttgtataaattgatgCATAGATGTAAAACACTAAAGAATTTCCAATACATCCCGCGATTCCAACTAATCCAAGATACACGACTATCGGAATGTTTCGTAGCGCTTGCGCATGGTTTAGTTCTTCCAGACGTGATGTCGTGTTATCAAATTCCATTGCCAACTTCACTCAATGTCAATCAAaataattgctatttttttcatGATCTAAAGACATAGTCCTAGATGTTTACTACTCAAACACTATATTTTGAATATAGAGTGGTAAGATTTAAAACATCCGGAGATTTAGTTATGAAATTTAGCCATTTATACCTTACAAAGGGATTAATAATATCATGCAAGATCCGGGATTGTCATACTAATTCACACACAAGTATGCAAATACAAGACTCGTATATATGAATCCAAGTAGTtatctgttttaaaaaaagtaaaaacaccaaaaaactgaactcagaggaaaattcaaaactgaaagtcgctagtcaaatggcaaaatcaaaagataaaacacatcaaatgaatggataacaactgtcacattcctgactcggtacagacattttttatgtagatattgttgattgaacctggtttcatagctagctaaacctccagAGCTTGTCCTGTTTGAAACGTGCTTCACAAGCTTTAGTCCATTTAAAAATGTCACAGAATACAATTTGAAAAGTatttaactaaaataaaattgaatactAGTATTTAATGCATGTTTATAATCACCAGTCAAAAGCGACACAATAGCTGAAGGTAAACAAAAACTAATATGAACAAAAACCAAGACAAAACAGGAATAAACAAACCGGGAAATAATGAGTGGGAGGTTTggcttccaaaaaaaaaaaacaaggttcaaccaatcattctttttttctttaaatgtcctgtggcagttgttatcaaatagttcgtttctatataTGTTAGCGTTTGTTTTTGaagcacttcagtgtttctgttgttccattgttttcttcttatagttaaCGTGTTtaccttggttttagtttgtaaccaggctgtttttttctcaatggatgtatgacttttaaacagcggtatactactgttgcgttTGTTAACCACATCGCATTATCGATATCATAAGAGCCTGATCCACTCATCGATATGTAAATGTAGTATACCATTTCGGCAAAACTTGGATTTCAAAATCGGTTCGATATTGTCCATTATCCTTTTTGAAGCTGCTAGTATTTCATTGAATCTTAAAAGATGTACTTGAAATTGTAGTACATTaagcaaataaaatttaaacgaTTAATTTTATATGGATGGATTTTCATTTACCATGAGGCTTTTCTCTGAAGCCTTCGACATCATTTTTTAATGGGTTTGgtgttgctcattctttagttttctatgctgtacAGTTGTCGTGTCGTAACGTTGTTTTCGTCTTTTGCAATGAATTTGCGAGTTGTTTTAGACATATGAATTTGAATATCCTTTTGGTATCATCGCTTCTCTTTACTCATTCAATTGATAGATGTGGTCAGGAATCTCTGCCATGAGCGGGTCTCGGACTAAACCAaggtgttgacaggctagtgatacagtatttTGACAACTTAGACAAATCCGCCATAAAGGCCCCTTTCATGTATTGACTGATACAGACCAAAAAACGTGGCACTTTAACATCTAGTCTtactataatttataaataaccaTTCAATACTATCacacacataaaaatatttgtaactgATCATTAACTATGGTTGGTTTTATGTTATTGCTTATCTTGGACGACATACATATATTACTCATTTATCATTAATCTTTCTGGCAATATTTGGCTTATATTGCATAAATGACCAGGTTAGATGATTAACTAAAACACATTTAAGCTGCACCTTTTaagtattttattcaaatattaggTTTGCGGATGATGTCTTGTTCCctagtaaatgtaaaaaataagttCAAAAAACCAAAACTGAGCAACCAGATAAACTACAGATAGGATAATGTTGACTATATCTTAACAGTAATTCAGAGTAAAAGTATACAAGATCATACAAGGGGTgagatgttaaaaaaaacttatagaTTATCCTCCCACATACTAATGTTACTGTCCAGTCAAGATCCTTATAAATGGTCTTTCTATGTCATATTTTAACGTTTTTCGTTGGTTTTTTCTAAGGATTTGGCTTTGATGGCAGTCCTTGACAGTTCTATTTCACAACTTTTCTAGACTTTAGACAATTTAGAGATGGACTTATCGTATGTAAAAACCTTTCAAAGTTACCAGGCTTATAAGTTAGTATCAGGCATGTGTTTCTTCTTTATAAGACTCAACAGTGGCAACTGAATCACTCAGTCTTAAAAAAaccaaaatcaaatatgaaatttaagaGCATTTTAAATCTTTTCTTATCCCCAAAATTAAACCAAAATCTGGCTTAATAATGTACATCAgcctattttttttaagataattcACCACTTCATTCCAATATATCCTACATACATTTTCAataggaaaaaaaatgaaatgacacaaataaccaaaatatatCTCACGGTTTACATACTGTGTTTAAAAATAGACAGATGTACATCATTCAACCAGATTGgtgattttttattgataaaggtTCATGTATCTTAGTCTGAATGTTCTAGCTGGTGGATGCTTGACTAAATACTTAACAACGTATAGACTAAATCTTAATGTTGACAACATAGTCACTAACACACTGCATACTGGTTTCACATCAAAATGTTGCAATCTTGACAAAAACTGAAAGTTTTGGTGTTTTATATCACCAGAACCATAACTGCTGATTCATGAAAAATGGATCTAGACACAGAAAAGTCAATCAAGTGTGGATCATATGACTCCTACTGTACTTTACAAGAGACATCAAAGGTGAAATACCACTGTGAAATGGTCAATCATCAAAAATACCTGATGATACAAGGATGGCTGAACAAAAGTAACAAATAGGTATACATGATTAGTATCAATCAAATGAAAACTGGGCTCCTTATCTTTTGATACTGCAAAGTTATGTGACTTTATTCAgtccaaaattgaaaaatgcaATGTATTTAGTCAATTTCAGTTTGTTAGATTTTATACATACTTTACCAAACTATTCTGAATATAAGTCTAAGTGTgtaaaaagagggacaaaagataccagagggacagtcaaactcataaatcgaaactgAACTGacatgccatggctaaaaatgaaaaagacaagtagacaaacaatagtacacacgtcacaacatagaaaactaaagaataagcaacacaaaccccaccaaaaactatgggtgatctcaggtgctctggaagggtaagcagatcctgctacacatatGGCACCCgctgtgttgctcatgttataacaaatccggtaaatagtctaattcagtaggtcacattcataaaagggaaggggattgtagttacaacgtaaggaacatatccaatccGATGGAAGATTTTTGGAAAATTCACTTATCATTTCTGAAGAATAGATTGACTGAACTAGTATCCCTAACTTTAACTAGTTATTAAAAGGGGGTATCTGTATAAACTCACTTCAGAGAGTTTGTGCACCCCTCTTGAGAAATTCAACCATACACTTTGTAAATCTCTACCTATCAATATATTTGCAGAATTAAAACCTAATCTTACCCATCTACTTTTGGACAAATGTAAATACATTTCTTCAAAAGTCTGGAAACTCCTGGCAATTAGTATAAAATACCTGTGTTTTGATTGACTTACAGGAATAGtctgaatatttatttatttaagggCCTTTAGACAAAATAACAGAGAGACAGTGATATTTTGCTCTGTATTTGATACAGATATGATAAAATAATGTCCATGTTTCCTGAGAATCACTACAGTCTTCCATCTGTCAAAATAATCCAAATAATGGGTTTGCATAGGCCATTGGCTTCACATTGGGATGTGGctgaaatatacaaatataaaaatatatagcaTTTAAGATACTTAAAATACTCCATGTAAACATAAAGAATATGaaattttcattattgaataTTTAATCTTTATTGTTAAGAATGtgtttgataatttaaaagaGAGTCTTTGTTTGGGATGGTTGGTGTTATTAACCTCAATAGAATAATAAATGTATCTCttcaaagtttcaaagccataagTGGAgctcatgatttctcaaaatatcaaatatttttctaTGATCGAATTTCGTATTCTTTTAAGACAGGATGACCATTTTTGAAGAGGAATAGGATTAAAcaataataattgttaaaaagAATCATTTATGTATCATGATTTTCAAATGGAGGTCAAATTAAAGAACAGTATGCCATTCATTTTCCTGTTCAATTTGATATATAGTTTGCTGTTCATTCATTAATTCCTGTCCTCTCTATCAATCCAATACTATCCTAACGTAAATATAAATGACTATCTTATAAATAACTGGCAAAAACTAACTATATTTAGTGAATTTTTAATTGATGGTCAATTTTCAGACCATCACACTTACCACTGCTTCAAATGATGTGAATTTGGGGGTCAGGTCATCACCGGTGATATTGATAAAGGCTCCTTTATTTCCCATCTGATCactgaaattgaaatttttaaagttttaagtgaATGTGCACACAACTATGCAAATTGAAACTGTAATATGCTTCTATGTTAAACTTTATTACTTAAATGTATTACAGCAACAAATTTATAGATACATAATGCTTTCTTTATCAAATTCAATTAATATGCACAACAACGGAAAATGATCTAGAATGAAATCTATTGTCATTTGTCAGGGAGCTATTGTACTGTTATCTCTTGGGCTTTTGTTCTGGTCAAAATAGAAATTGTTATATCCTTTTATGAAGAACATATTACATCAAAAACATTGAAGAATAATAATGTTGTGCACATCAACTTGTGATTTAGAATTTCAGGTGCTTTAAAACATTATTAATGGTGACATACCAGTAATTAGGAGCTGAGAACACTGTTATACATTTGCCATCATGTATCACTTCGTATCCTTCTTGTTTCACTTCATGACTCCGTACAATATAGTCCAATTTATTTTTCTGAAGAAATTTCTTTGTTACATCTGGTCCAAACATGGTCCCTACCCCTCGTTTACTGTCACTGGTCCCACACATCATCTGGGGATCAGACCATAACAGTTCACACATTGCTcctgtaaatatttatcaaaaatgacattttatatcTTACATTATATCTGTCCTGTATAATCAATAAAAAGATTCAGTAATTTCCACAAAATCACAAATTAAAAGAGCTGATCATTCaattttttgtttctgttaatGCTCTCAACTATTTCAATTCTAACAAAGTTACTGGCAACATAACTGCAATGCCCATTCTAACAATCTTAAAAACTTATATCAGTTAGCTAACCAATATTTACTTTAGCCTAATGTATCATACTGTTACAGTTTTAGCaaattaataaaactaatttATTACATATTGAATTACAAACACCTTTATATCATGTTACAGTTCAATCAAACTTTATAATAAACATTAAACTATATTAAAAACAGCAACACCTACCACTTTCTGGAGGTTGTCTGTTACGATCTACTTTCCGTAAATCATCTAATGTTACATTTTCATCCCTGAACAATCCTCCATGCATTAACTGTAATATTAAACATTATAGATTACTATGTTCATGTTTATTGGTTGTTAGCCCTACTATATGTTCTCATCAATAATGTGAAAACTTAATGAGTTAACTCACataccatcaaaataaaaaaaccatTTAAACTGGTTCTACTTTTTATAATAAACTCATTCAAGATTTGAAGTCTCCACTATGACTGATATGAGTAATCTCAGCCCTtagaaaatatgtttgtttccatttttatttatttattgttacttTGTCAATGTCTCCATGATTTTGATCATATCAATCTGTATTTCAATAAAAGACATTTCCCAAGAAATGAGTTGCAAATACAAATGAACAATGCTACTTTACAATTAATTCCACATCCAAACCTCTAAAAGTCTTTGagtcattcaaaattcaaaatcaacTGTCTAACTTTCAGTATTCTTCTGTCATAAACATTTCTAAATCTCACTTATGTGTGAAAGCCTTCTTGATTAAAGTAATACCATTGAACAGAGCaccattttgattgttttaagtCATAGATTTGTCTCTTTGGTGTTAACCCAACACCCTCTTTTATTCCTATTCATTTTagtaatcatatacatgtatatgtgacaAAAGCAAATCCTTGATATAGGATTCACACACtactatttatatttatgatagataGAATGAATGGCAATTCCCTCATGAATCTTGCCTGTTAACATATTTGAAATGTTTAGCAGAATATCGACACCTTTGAAGGAAATTTTGAAAGGTGACCTTTTATGGTAAAGTTTTCTATAAacaatcttttgttaatttttttaattacttactaaaattttattatttatacagTGACATAAAGGCAGCAAATTGAATATCTCAGTAAACAGGTCAGCCATTTTACTGCTGTATGTGGTATGTGTTAAGGTTTATCATTATTAATTATTACCggtatatacattatataattCATAGTATTGTTTATTCAtacattttatcatttgttttacaaaatacattCATTTTATAGTGTTAAATAATATTCCAGTATTGCAAAGTGTCATTATCATGAGGAAATGATGGTCAACTGTCTTTTTTGATCTTATAATATTGTGTGAAGTGATTTTTCCTTAAAAGTCATGGTGTATAttgacatatatatgtatattaaatgCCCTGCTGCTGACCTCAGGGAGGACATAACTTAGTCTACAGTAAAGCTGTTTAAAAACCAgtaaaactgtgagctactgctcactgatgatatcCCTGTCGAAATATTTTGGTAAACAGGGAGTTGTTGAGTGATAAATCAGAAAACCAAAcggacttatataaaccctgagaCCAAATTTCACATAACATGTAATGTAGTTACTGAGAAAAAATGCGACAAAAATtgtcaacttggctatcatgtgttaAATGATACAAGTCATCAGTAAACagaaagttgttgagtgatgaacctgaaaacgcatcacacagtatagctgacttatataaaccctgaaaccaaatttcagaaatccttgtattgtagttcttaAGAAAACTGTGAAGAAAATAATCATgggatggacggactgacggattgACTAACAGATGGATAGACAGACAGAGGTcaaacagtatacccccacttttttaaagcgggggtataataatgaAAAGGATATTTTGATTTCACTTCTCCTTCAAAACCATACATCTGGTTCATTGTTGCACTTTCATGATtccctaaaaataaaaataaaaccatagaAGTTTTAATTACAATAGTGTATCTACATTTCCTTTATTtgcacattttttaaaaaaacaGGAGATATTACGgtacaaaagataaaaacaacatttaCTGAGCATATCTTAGTAATATCTTTAATAAAAGACACAGTCAACAGCATATGAGGTCTAAGAAGTTAATCTATAGTGATCATTATAACTTTTCAACTATAAAGTTTTCAAACCCCTAAGTGGCAAGGTATGTTAGACTGAATTTAATTGAAAAGGATTGCCAGGTTTATTTCCAAAGGTCAATGATTCTCCCAAGGTACCCTAGCTTCTTCCATcaataaccagatgctctgcagggtgcagctttatacgaccgcagaggtctaaccctgaacggttggggcaagtatggacacaacattcaagctggatacagctcagaattttgattgtgattaaatagttgacacagcataggtttctgacacagaatgaatgtggtctaatgaacttcatatactttttttgcttttgagcaattcactatgctgttgaatattaatcctaaaagaagaaagaagaaattttctttttaatttctgtaatctgaaatgacaaaaattgaacacccaatttttttttcatctccccctttttgctttaatttatcagttggtagtaaagtgaatattgcattgtatattgtatatagcattgatttaagttgattcaactactattctggacaaagaaagataactccaattttcaaaaaagatttcataaagcattggctttaggtgattcaacaaccattctggacaaagaaagataactccaatttattttcttgaaactacaaaaatgcttgttttttgcccctttttggccctttatttctagactgtttgtcccataacccttaaaaatatatcccaaccttctaattatggtatttaacattgtggtacagttttagaacaattgaaatacttatacacaatttattgtcctgacactagataaatgcttgttttggcccctttgtGCCCCTAATTTtgaaaccttagggaccataacctccaaaattaatcccaagcttccttttgtggttataaacattgtgttaaaattttattgatttctatttacttatactaaagttattatcccgAAACCATCCGTCGTCGAACTatgctgacgacgacgacgtgataccaatatttttaaaaaatttgccATCGTATAAAAACTAGCCTCTATTTCCAGAAAAGAATATCCTGCCAGGTTTAAGGGTGAATATGAGAGtcaaaaaattaacacaaaggaCAATATTAGCCAAGTTGGTAATTTAATAGCTCATCAATTAAAAGCTTTAAATAATTGTCAAAAAAGGATTAGAAGGTCAAATGCAGGGTCAAACCGAGGTCTTGAAATTTTTTAATTGCTGCTTCTTAACAAAGCATGTTCACTGTTGACTAAGAGCAGTCCTGTACACTTGGAATTAGAATAATGTGTTCTGGTCTTCTTGCTAACTATCAACTTGTGAACTAGCACCATAAAAATCCAGCTCATTGTTTCAGACTTGAATAAAGTAGGATTCATGTACACACcacaattacattttttagtcCTGGTATGCATGTAATATCAGCCTCTGGATGTCAAACATCTATTAATCATCATCAACATTCtcatgtatatttttcttttttgtgttgtatgttttggacaatattttttttgattaGATGTTTTGTGTTTTCGATCAGTTGACATTGTTCTTGTGATAAATTAAGTTATTTCCTAGGATTTCTTGTTTCATATACATCTATCCTACATCCCTCACCCTCTCCAAATACTTCTATCAATaactaaaagtaaaatgtatttgaattataaatttttatcaaaaaactTACCCCTGGCCATATAAAAACTATCTGGATACAAAAGcttaaaactaaataaaacaaatatacattctACAGAGAATGACCCTCGGTCTACAaaatcaccattaaataactggTCAAAGGTTAAGGAAATTTTACTAACTAAATTTACAGCCCATATAACATGTGTAAAAAGACTCTTTTACCTTAAAAAGGTAATATATTTTCAAGAATATGAATTTAGTTCTCAATGCTATATTTTCTTACACACTTCATTGTTGGTTCTAAAATTATGTTTTAACATCTAGATACAAActacctttgaatagacttattaagaagggatatagttacgatactgttgtcaggtcattaaagattgcatattttggcgttaatattgattcacttatagggtctttgcatcggaactaaacacatttattcaaaaaccagttgttggcatgacacaggttatgttcttctcatatatgttatgatggtatgatactaaacccctaacaggaaggattgtgcctgatgttcatatgatgaaatcataatcttttagtcagtttaattgaagtctggagctggcatgtcagttaactgctagtagtctgttgttatttatgtattattgtcattttgtttattttctttggttacatcttctgacatcagactcggacttctcttgaactatattttaatgtgcgtattgttatgcgtttacttttctacattggctagaggtatagggggagggttgagatctcacaaacatgtttaaccccgccacatttttgcgcctgtcccaagtcaggagcctctggcctttgttagtcttttatcattttaattttagtttcttgtgtacaatttggaaattagtatggcgttcattatcactgaactagtatatatttgtttaggggccagttgaaggacgcctccgggtgcgggaatttctcgctacattgaagacctgttgatgaccttctgctgttgtttttttctatggtcgggttgttgtctctttggcacattccccatttccattctcaattttaaatagcaGTGAGATAGTAACTTAACAACAGATAACAGCTAAATATGATCCAGTGATGGATTCAGCGGTTGTGCAGGTTCTAACGACccttttaatgtaaaatttatccttttttagaataaaatagtaaaaaaaaaatcatatattcttTTATCTTCAATTAAACCCCTTTCAAAAAACCTTGATCAGTCCCTGtgattaaacagattttttttacatttatcataaTTTCGTTCAAGCTCTATAATACCACTTAGCATCATACAGCTTTtttcacatttattataatttcattcAAACTCTAAAGTACCACTTAGTGTTGTAGATTTTTTTACGTTTAGTATAGTTCATTCAAACTCTATAATACCACTTATCATTGTAGATTTGTGTAAGCTGACGTTGTAAAGGATACATAAGGATTATCTACAGACGGTAAACCATTTAACTTAAATATATTAAGTAGATCATAATACTGCCCATGTATATCACCACATATAGTAAACTTTTGTCCCTGAAAATAGAAATCATTTCCTTAttcataaatcatttttattaaGACCAATTATGGACACACATAAAGCTggtatacagattttttttttatctttatatctaTTATGTTAATTTGTGATCCCAAAGTGGACTTCTTTAGAGAACTGCAttcaaatatttccttttttaagtttttagaATATGAGTTAACTATCTATATATGCTGATTGTTTATTTTAAGTTGTGTCTTTGTCTAGAGACTGATTTTCATCGAGCCCCTCTGAAACtatacaaagtcggaaatatttgtgaatgtattttataaatgtagtgttttatacttcttaaatttgtctttgaaacaaaaaaaaatcttttttccacagaaaacactaatttttgagaaaatatccaACCATTAACTATACTTGTCTTGTATGCTTTCATGCATGCTCAGTTGAGGTACTGCTGCTATATTTTAAAACTCTATGTTACTACACTTGTCAATTTGTACCGCAATTTTGTGGGCATCTTTTAGTAGGTGGTATGGCAACATTGAGCGTTTATAATATAGAATTTTATATAgactattaattaatattgtaGACCATGAATTTAGTGTCAAAACACAGatactacaatacaaacaatgtttAATCCAATTCTGTATTTCTCTATTTTTATTGGCTATCTTAAATGTATTGTAGAAATAATTGACTTTCTTTCATAGTTTGCAACCATCAAATTATTTTGAGAACAACAAGATGAAATTAACGATGTAAAAAATTGCCTTGTGTTGACCTTACCTTTGGCACATCTATATCTACCAGTGAAGGTTGATTTTTAAATAAGTCTTTAATTTGCAATAATATCTGAAAGTAAATCAGACaatattatctttaaataaataaagtaaatgcAGCTAATGCAGGGAGTATAAATGTTGCAGCAAAAGGTTTGTGTATCCTTGTGTTATCGGTTCTCGATAGTGTAAGAAACGTTTGCTCGGTAGGGCCAGTTCTTCAAATAAATGTAGTCAAAGCTGATTGTGTTAATTTATTAGATACTTTTATTCATTTCCTATTATCCAAACGATTTTCTCTTGCGTAAAtcaagaaaaatcaaaacatctGTTGTTGTGCTCAATTTTGACATTGTGTGCAATACGTCATCAGTTCTCGATAGTTGTGAAAAGTATAGTATGGTAAGCATGTTTGATATTAATAGAAGATTTAAAATTACGCAAATTGAAGAAAAGCATCAATTAACTATCATTTGTCgctagaaaacattttttttaatgcattataGCCTTATTGATCAATTAAGATCAAAAAAATACAGGCATATTTAACGGATATCCTAGGAATTATCACTCAAGGACAAAAATATGCattgaatattaattttagatgattttaaattattgaaccAATTCTTATATGTTATAAGATGTTGTCACAgctgtttttaatattttctgtcACAGTAACAATACTTAAAGGCATTATTTTTCCGATAATTGAATTGAGTTAATTTTTATAGTTGATAAGATATGACCCAAACTGCGTTCCATAGATTTTTTTCCAAAGCAACATCACACCACATCTTACAATTGTGTATAACGTAGGTGGACTTGACCTTCTTTTTCAAGCTaagttt includes:
- the LOC143066400 gene encoding uncharacterized protein LOC143066400 — its product is MEFDNTTSRLEELNHAQALRNIPIVVYLGLVGIAGCIGNSLVFYIYASIYTKLNSRIFLLFLAAIDWSTCVIDIPLEIIIVLNEYNFQDTLLCKFSRTGNALTTLYAGGVLLAIAVDRYLKICRPVGFQISNRTAKLLCIALFFVTLLLIWPEFVMNGLQTVVIKGEGLNGTDCSVGDDYQKTAYPTVFKFFIFILFTASLSIMIVMYCLIGRKVRFFAYKNERRGSLSKTNTLDSTENLDDVSNLNGLHRTENSNTAAMNEYVHVSMSKSKDNVNTTYNSNDSIDDLKSMDSQTSEIGTIERKKPFKIQLSTTQLDQIKRRRTLARNTTYLMFIVTSSFIIAGMPYMILIILSNTIDNFVLNLNPSGRVVYGFFLRSYFLGAAVNPIIYSIFDRRFRHACRGVARKFKLKVCRTG
- the LOC143067808 gene encoding serine/threonine-protein phosphatase 5-like isoform X2 encodes the protein MLLSMDAENVEEKEKEEEILNKQSPEELQAEAEKLKNAANEFFKNADYVKAIELYSQAIEKWPRLAAYYGNRSFAYIKTEMFGLALTDATMALQLDRSYIKAYYRRASANMALGKFKLALKDFEAVVKVKPSDKDARAKFNECGKIVKRIAFEKAIAVEEKPVSETIDLESLTIEGDYSGPVLEDGKVTLKFVQDLLDTFRDQKKLHSRFAFQILLQIKDLFKNQPSLVDIDVPKGQKFTICGDIHGQYYDLLNIFKLNGLPSVDNPYLFNGDFVDRGSFSVECIFVLFSFKLLYPDSFYMARGNHESATMNQMYGFEGEVKSKYSSKMADLFTEIFNLLPLCHCINNKILLMHGGLFRDENVTLDDLRKVDRNRQPPESGAMCELLWSDPQMMCGTSDSKRGVGTMFGPDVTKKFLQKNKLDYIVRSHEVKQEGYEVIHDGKCITVFSAPNYCDQMGNKGAFINITGDDLTPKFTSFEAVPHPNVKPMAYANPLFGLF
- the LOC143067808 gene encoding serine/threonine-protein phosphatase 5-like isoform X1, producing the protein MLLSMDAENVEEKEKEEEILNKQSPEELQAEAEKLKNAANEFFKNADYVKAIELYSQAIEKWPRLAAYYGNRSFAYIKTEMFGLALTDATMALQLDRSYIKAYYRRASANMALGKFKLALKDFEAVVKVKPSDKDARAKFNECGKIVKRIAFEKAIAVEEKPVSETIDLESLTIEGDYSGPVLEDGKVTLKFVQDLLDTFRDQKKLHSRFAFQILLQIKDLFKNQPSLVDIDVPKGQKFTICGDIHGQYYDLLNIFKLNGLPSVDNPYLFNGDFVDRGSFSVECIFVLFSFKLLYPDSFYMARGNHESATMNQMYGFEGEVKSKYSSKMADLFTEIFNLLPLCHCINNKILLMHGGLFRDENVTLDDLRKVDRNRQPPESGAMCELLWSDPQMMCGTSDSKRGVGTMFGPDVTKKFLQKNKLDYIVRSHEVKQEGYEVIHDGKCITVFSAPNYCDQMGNKGAFINITGDDLTPKFTSFEAVPHPNVKPMAYANPLFGLF